The following is a genomic window from Dioscorea cayenensis subsp. rotundata cultivar TDr96_F1 chromosome 10, TDr96_F1_v2_PseudoChromosome.rev07_lg8_w22 25.fasta, whole genome shotgun sequence.
CCGAGCTTTTCTCAATAAGGGTTCGATTCATACACTCAACAACTTTATTTTGCTGAGGTGTGTATTGGAAAATGTGATGTCTCACAATTCCTTCATTACTACAGAACTCATCAAACTCCCTATTGCAAAACTCCAAGCCATTATCTGTACTAAAGTGTTTGATATAGCCCTCAGTTTGCTTTTCTATAATTGTTTTCCATTTCTTAAATGTGGAAAAAGGATGGTTCATGTGcttcaaaaaataaacccaaaccTTCCTTCAATAATCATCAAATAAAGGTAAGAAAATAACTAGCACCTCCTTTTGAAGGAACTTTTGATGACCCCAAAGGTTTGAATGGATATAATCAAGAgtacttttgattttatgagCGCCAGTACTAAAGCTTACATGCTTTTGTTTGCCGAAGATACAATGTTCTCATAATTCTAGCTTTCATGTGCTTTGGCCACATAAAAAATCCCTCTTGCTTAATAAGCTTAGGCCATTTTCCCATGTGGCCTAACCTCGTATGCCACAATTTAGTGGCATCAAACTCTAGCATTGACGTGGAAGCAACAACAACACCTATAGCTATCGTGTCTTCTAAGACATAAAgtgcttttcaattttttgagcCTTCATCACAATAAGAGCATCTTTGCTAACCTTTATTACTCCATCTTCAACTGTGTACTTGCACCCACTAGCATCAAAGGTGCCCattaaaatgagattttttttttcaggttaGGAGCATGATTAACATCAGCTAATATTTTGATAATCCCATCATGCATTTTGATGTGGATTAATCCAATTCCTACAACTTTGCAAGCATCATTATTGGCCATCAAAACAACTTCACCTGCAATAGCTTCATATATGGAAAACTAATCTCTATTGGGACTCATATGAAATGAGCAACCTGAATCCATGATCCACTCATTGCTAAATCTGCATTTATCAATGTTAGTAACCTAAAGAACTTCATATGTTAACTCATTTTTCAGCAACACCTGCTTTATCAAACtttgcttttatttcttctttattttttaatttgtaacaaTTAGCTTTAATATGTCCCTTTATACAATAGTAATTGCAAATCAAATTTCTATATCTAGATTTTGATTAAGATTTATTATTGCTTGAACCCTTTTTCTTAGATCTTCCTCTAGCAGATAAGACATTCATccaaattatcatttttatatttgactatttctttatcaattataattttagaaaacaaatttattttgacCTTTGACAAGGACACACATCCTTTATCATTGACAAGGCCTTTGAAATCAACTCATCCTTCTTGTCTTTACTCATTAAGTCCCGACATATTATTTTTTCCCGACAAGGCTTTTTCAAatccattttgaatcaaaatggcaCGCATCTTGATCTTCCATAAAGTGAAGTTTATGTTGTGATCAAactttttcaatataaaatcttataatcaCCATTGCTCCCAACACAAAATTTTTGGATGAATAAAATCTAACTTATTTTCTAATGTGGAGGATCTACGTTTAGTAGTAACCACATAGCATAAGATAAGTACATATATTCACCCAAAAATGGAACCTACTATGATACCAATTTGTTAGGATTAATAGGCGATAGTAACacaagatattaaaataaagtggaaaaataaaaaaagacaccAAAAATTACGTAATTTGGCTTTTTGTTGTCTATGCCGATGGGAGGAGGAGAAATATTCCACTATAGATATTGTAGTTTTACTAGTAGAGATTTTACTTAATGCCTCTcaacaaaaaaaccctagaacaCCCCATTCATCCAAGAAACACTCTTTGGTGTTTTTGTAGTGATCTTAACTTGCCAAAGGCCATGTATTTATAGGCAAAATAGAGCAACCAAAAGTCCATGCATTCATATGTGGATGTCAAAAATGGAGGCTTCATgcatgttaaaataaaaagcTTATCAAAAATGAAGGGCTAACCTAGGGTTTAGGCACAGTAACTTTGTCAATAACATGTGTAAAATTCAAAGCATATTTTACACTGTTACTagatataaatgaatatttgtgcaaaaatgaaatgaaaatgaaaaagtgaaATTTATGAGATATAAAGCACGCCTTGTGACTCAAGGATTTTTGCAAAGACCGGGTATTGACTATGATGAAACATACTCACATGTGATGGATGCAATTACTTTTCAATACTTAATTAGTTTGAGCGGTATATGAAGAACTCAATTTGCATTTAATGGATGTTGTTATAGCTTATTTATATGGATTACTTGATAGTGAAAATATGTATGAAACTCTTTAAAGGATTTAAAATGCCTAAAGAATGCAATTCAAGTTCTCGAAAAcattattcaatcaaattaaACAAGTCTTTTTATGGACTACAACAATCTGGATGCATGCGATATAATTGTctcaataaatatttgttaaaaaaagatataaaatatgacccattttattcatgcaatttttataaaaagatttggaAATAATGAGTTTGTTATAATTGTAGTTTATATTGacaacttaaatattattgaaaCTCCAGAAGAACTTCAAAAAGACAGTAAATTacttaaataatgaatttgaGATGAAAGGATCTTGGAAGAACAAAGTTTTGCTTTGGGTTGCAAATTGAACGtttgaaaaatgggatttttgTAGATTAAGAAGCTTACACTGCAAAAGTGTTGAAAAGATTTTATATGGATAATTAACATCTGTTGACTACCCCAATGGTCATAAGGTCATTAGATGTGAATAAAGACACTTTTTTCAATCTTGAGAAAATAATGAGGAACTACTTGGTTTTGAAGTACTATAACTTAATGCAATTAAAGTACTAATGTATGTTGTTGGACACACAAGACCTGATATATCATtcgttattaattttttttattatagacaTCTAAGGGAAAATGTTATGAAACATAACACAGTGGATGCTTTATTAATGTATAACTCTTTTATCTTCCTCaactttttaaaatctttttcccACACAAAACTCCTACAAAGAACTCATCACACGATATTAACAACATATGATCTTTCATATGTTGTGTTTAGCCTAGAAATTTTATAAACTTATACAATATAGAAAACTAAGGTCAATAAaggaatttataatttttatacacTCTGGCCTCGTttactatatttgttttttttcttaattttataatatttctgagtttgttattcttttaaaattatatatgttttttaaaatgtatattcTCATAATAATATTTCCCTCAAGAACCAAGGTATATGAAATAGCCTACTCCATCTTCTCCACTGCCTCCAATGGATTCTCGTATACCCTTCACTGCCTTCTGGTCTCCCCttcctccaaaccctaaccctaaccctaaccctaaccctaaccctaatccaatcCCCGTCCCAGACCCTACCTCCTCCTCCGACCTGCCCACCACCATCTCCCTCCTCAAGTCCCTCATCTCCTTCGCCAACTCCACCCTCACCTCCATCTCCGACCTTCTTCCCATTTCCGTCCTCCCTTCCCTCATCCCATGCCCTTTCAACTCCTCTCATCGCATGCCTCCCGAGTCCCTCTTCCGCCACTCCCTCATCTGCTCCTCTGCCGCAGGCTCCTCCCTCCTCGATCTGGCCTTCCTGGACTCCCTCCGCTACCCCAGCTCCTCCCAATCCCCCGCCAAAACCACCTTCCACCGCTCCAACCCTGACGACGACCTTGCCCTCTCCCTTGATGAACCGTTGGATTGTTCCACCTCGAGCTTCTTCTACAAGGACTGCCATGGTGTCGTCGCCTTCCCTCAGTCTGATGTGTCAAGGAGGACTTTTGTGCTTCCCGCTTTCTTGTCCTCCGAGTGCTCCGACTTCGTTGCAGAGTCTTCTGTtgatgaggaggagaagaaatttattgtttttagtatTCTTCCATCGGATTTCTTCAGTTTGAGGCGTGAGGTTAGTGCGTGGATCCATTGCCCGGTTTCATACTCATGCACTGTTCTTCGTGTTGCTTCTGGATTGCGAAAGGTTGATGATTTGAGGTTGAAGAGATGGGTCATAATGAATTCAGCTGTGTCTGGGGTTGTGATTGATGCCGCAATGAGAGATCATATATTTCTGCTGCTGAAGCTGTGCTTGAAAGTGATTGAGAGAGAAGCTCTTTGTAATCTTGAGCTGCATTTTAGGAAGGATGAGTTCTTAGGTCGAGGGGATCACAATTTTGAGTGTCCGAAGATGGTTGGGAGCTTGAACTGGTTGGCTTCTCAGCTCTCTGTTTTGTATGGTGATAGGAATGGCAATTATTTTGCAGTAGCAATGGTTAAGGAATCATTGTTGTGTGCTGGatcatgtttgatgttgttTACAACTGAAACAGATAAGTTTAGACAGGATGGTTGTGGGAGTGGAGATGGTGATGACGTGAATGTTGACAAGTGTGAAAATGTTGGGTCCCAAAGAATTGGAGATTTGGAGCTCAGAAAGCATTGTCAGGCTGGTTCTGAGGTTTATGTATCCGTGTCTCAAGTTATAGCTGCAGTTTCTGCATTGCATGAAAGGTCTTTGCTTGAGGAACAGATCAAGTTTCTGCGTTTTGGGAGATCTATTACCAAAGCTCAGCTGTATGTGTTCTCACAATTATTATTTCTGTTAGTTTTTTTTACCAGGACTATCCTTTTCATGTATGGCTTGTACTTTTTGAAACCTGCAACTGTCTTTGGATATATGATGATGTGAACTCTTTTTTTGAGGCACATGTTCTTGATTATTTGTCAGAAATATGTTATCTGATTATAGAACAGCAGCTGGAATTTTATTCATTATGATTCTGGAACAAAAGGGAACAGGTTTGGGAAATAGTGAACCCTCTTTTAAGACTGGGCTTTCTAGGCATTGGCAGGAGTAAGTGTGTGAAGCAACAATTATTAATCACCTCGAAGTTAGCTAATTCAATTTTAggattatttgattttttattttttaagttaagtCCCTCTGAATATGTATATTTTGTTACCTAGAAATGATGCTATGCTTACCGACTTGCTTCCTCTATGACCCGAATCATTGTTACTTTAGGGTATGCAAAACTAATGGTCATGATAAAAATTCTTTGTGTGGAACATTTGAATTTAGTGGGAGACAATACATTTCATCATGATGGAGAAGAGGAGGgcatttttaataaagtaaaaagTCATGTCGTCAATTGTGAAAGAACAAGTTCTTCTAATTCAAATTAGATTGTAAATTAAGCAGGCATTTGTAGTAGATTTGCAAATGGCTACCTTAACTTGGTACATGCTTCTGAATTGGGGGAATATGTTACAAAATTGCTTTCCTTTAACTAAGCCATGGATCCTTAGTTTACTGTTTTATGACTAAAATATGAAGTGTGCAGACTCTATGCTTTGACTTCTGGACAAATTGCTTTTACCTTTCAATTATTCTCACTTTagtgatatttaattttcagaATAACTGAACATTCATTCATATCTACGAGAAGCAGTGAAGAACGGATAAAGCGACCAGAATATAAAGCTGTGTTAGAGCATGATGGGCTTCTGTGGCAGCGACCGCAAGACCAGGTTAAGCATTATATAGATTTAGTTAATGGATTTGATTATTACTTGAACCAGCAAAGTGAACTGAAATGAGAAGAATAGATTTCATTCTATATTATTATGGGGATGTTGATGGTTCGATATCTATATTTTGGCTATTATTTCTCTAGGCATATATGAGTATAAGTTAACAGTTAGATTTGTTTCTATATGGATATCTTAAAGTGTGACTGTTGTGGTTGGGCATGGAATTTATGCGATTTTGGTTAATAAGGGCAAACACTCTATTGCTTGAATTATCCACTGTAGCGAAATAACTCACTTATGATTCATAGAATAAATAACCCAGTATTttatcaatgtttttattttattttattttattttgtcaaacCTTCAGATAATAGGATTTTACTAAATACATATGGTAGGTGTCCGTTTactatattttgtaatttattttatttagttttgtgACTCTCTGATATAATTGCATTTTCTGGAGGTTCCAGAATCCAGACATGTTCTGGTCATGGCTGAATAAATCTGAAGACTTAACTGTGACTGTGCTTGAAAGAACGTTGTCTACTGTTCTTAAGACACTTCAATGAAGTGAAAGCCTCGCCATTGGTGTGAGCAAAACAGTAGAAAATGCTTTCTTAGACTATGTTATCTTTGTCTTTTTTGCAGaggatatatttattttatagtggGGCGTAATAACTATTGTTAAAACATAATTCTATGTTATCATAGAGTGCAATATAACCTTTTAGATAGATGGTTTTAGTCTCTGACATTGAACTAGCTGGTGGAGGATTATTCTAATTTTGATCTTTTATGTTTGTGTATAGGGTGCAAATAAAGAGAAGACAAAAGAGGAGCTTTTGGCTGAGGAAAGGGATTATAAGCGGAGGAGAATGTCATATCGAGGGAAGAAAGTTAAGCGAACTCACACACAGGTGCAGTACGCATAGGCTTTCTTGGAAATGAATTTTTCAACTTGATGCCTGCCAATGTTAATCAATATGTGATTTTATGACTTTATTTACTGGGTTTCAATTTTACTCCAAAAGCACTAACTGTCAATGAAATAACATGGTTGTTCTTATACTCTTTTTGGCTGAGATTGTagtaagcttttttttttggctgttGTTAAAGGTTATACGGGACATAATTGACGAACACATGGAAGAGATCAAGCAGGCTGGAGGGATTGGATGTAGTGGAGAAGCTACTCAGGAAATGGCTAGAGTGACAGGGTTTCATGAACCAGAAAGGAGAAGCAGAACAATTGAAACAGAAGCAGATCCATCCTTTCGCAGAAAGCCATTACATGGTGAATATAATGCCAACTCTGGAGTGCATGGAGATGTCTGCGGCAAGGATGTGTCTAACACTGAGCATATCATGCAAAAACCGTACAATGAGTGGAGACATCAGGAAGACTATAGGAAAAGGAATAATGAGAGAATGCAGCATTGTGGTTCTAGAAATTCAAGTCATAGTAATGACAGTTatcatcatgaaaaatatgcataTCGCAAAGCAGTTGATTATGATGAAGAACATAGTAGTAAGTATGACAGGAGAGATCAAGACTATTCTGTAAAATCCAAAGATCGTCAAGCCCGATCAACGCTCACATCAACATCTGCTAAAATTTTAGCTGAGGAAGAGCATCACCATATATCCAGAGGCAGTAAGAAACCCAGAGACCGACCTTGGAGTTGCAGATCAGTATCTGTGAGACCAAATGGATTTGAGGACAGATATGATCCTCATAGCTCACATGACGAATATGACACTGCTTATACTGATGTTTCTGCAGGCAGCAATTGTGTCAGGTCAGGTAGATATTTAGGCTTACCTGATGATGATAAGTATGAAAATGAACCTCTCAGAGGAGAAAATGCTGCAAAAAGGCACAAATGGGATCATCATGCAAAATAACTAGCTGCCCTTTTACATTATGTAAGTTGAAATTActctattttgattttatttgttgtgatttctGTTCCTTTCTATTAGGTTTTAAAGTTTACGCTTGGGATATCTGTGCAGTACTTACTGTTCATGCTCAGGATTATGCCCTGCCCTGCTTCTGTATCCTTCTGTGTATCCTCAAATCATGCATGTTCTTTTGAtaagaaaatgtttttttacCATGTTATTTTCATCTTGCTCATATTAAACATTTGACACATGATTGGCTTCTTATGAATACCAAGTCTGCTTGAAATAGTATCTAATTATCGTGCTCTCTTTACTTGCCACAGAGTATGTACAGTTTCGATTCCAATTTTACTGCTtattcttggtttaaaggacaattttgatattctttAAGATGCTTATGTTGCTTGCATTAGAGAGTAAGTCATGAAATTGATTTTGCATGCacttttctcttcattttcccTTCTCTTTGGTTCGAGTGCTTCTGCCTGCATATAATGCAATATGAATTGTGAATCTGAGGATGCACCATATCCAGGTGAGTTCAACATtgccattttcttcttttctgaaTAGAGGTCATTTTCAGTATGGTGGAAGTTCGAGGTCAAAAGAGCATATGTACATTGATTCATGGGATTAAATGATGGTGTCACATGCCAATGGATGGTTgttgaatttttgttgtttggctTCTTACTTTTAACCATGAGTTAGCATTTTATTGTCATTACATGTATTTAATGCCATGCATGTCTTGACTTTGGAATTCATTCTCTTAGATTTGATTTTGCTGCAATTAGATGCACTATAGGCATTTCCTTTTTGGTTTTCCATGTTATCAACTTTCTAAATGATTATTATATGATGTTTAAGATTATGATGTTACTAAATCCTTgttatttttccatttgatGTTATTTATTGTGAAATATCACTTCTCTCATGTTATTGATAAGTACTTGATAACACATGCACTTTGCCACTTGCCAATGATGTAATAATTTTGTTATGCTTGCTCATTCACTCACTCATGAGGCAACAACTAGTGACCAAGATTGCATTTGTGTACAATATGGTCATGTGGAGGTAGAAAAGAAACGGTTTATTATTGGTATTACAGCCGTATCTATACTGAACATATTCTTTGAGAGCAAAGCAATAATAAATCTgaaataaattgatttattaatgCACATGATATGGTTATGGGTGTAATCAGGCCTAGCTTGAGCAAACTTAGCTTTCTTGAGCTCAGTTCAATCAAGTTCTAGTGGAGCTTATTTTCAAGCTGAAAGGGAAATTTGTTACCAGGACGTGGTGGATTGCAATATAATCATTGGATGTGTGCCATCTGCAGCCATGCAATAGCTGCAACCAAAAGTAGGGTCAGAGTTTATATCAGTTGTGGTGATGATCCATAAGGAGGGCCTGAtgagaaaaacaatttttttggaaaaaatctGTTGGAACACATatgtaaatgaaaattattgtcGAGTCCTTTTGAAAGAAGTTATAAGAGCcattatgaaataatatttaaaaataagaccTTTTGTAAGTTGaaccaaaaaatttattaagtcTTCTGTTTAAACAATTTTGGCAGTTTGCAATTTAATCCTTTTTTATATGACATATTAGACATTGGACTTCCAGCTATTAATATATGTTTATGATAAGGATCTGTCCTGTATTTAGCCTATAAGTATGTGTTTGTGATAACTGATAAGAGGCTTACTAGCTTGTCTATAAGTATCCATCCTGTATTTAGCCTATAAGTGCCAAAGATGTATCGAGCCTTATTAGCTTTATTTAATGAGTTGATTTTCATTAGAGCTCAGCTAGTTTATTTATTAAGCCTCAAATATTTTggctaatttattatccaaacAAGTTCGAGCTTAGCCAAAATTCAAGCCAAATTACTCACGGTTGACTAAACTCATTCAAGAACTTTGTTATCAGCCTTCTGTTAAAATTGAAGCTTGCCATTAAGTCctttatttataaactattgaCGAGTATAAAAGATTTTCTAAATTCTTTACAACATACTAGGCTAGAtcggtatatatatacatataattttgttttagtgAATGAGTTTTCGTATGTTTGAGCTCGGACCATTTACTAATCAAAGATTGAAATCTTGGCTCAAGCTTgtcttatttattcatttaatgaGCTTGAGCCAGCAAAAAGGGTGCCAAAGTCAAACTACTCGTCTCAGTTGGCATCCCTAGGTATGGTTAATCAGATCAACCATTCTTCAAGTTGGCCttgttcaaaaatttatttaggaGCACCAAAGATGGATAAATTGGCTGTTTTGGTCAGGTTTGGCATTGGTTGGAATAAGTTGGGTTATGGGctttgaagtttgaatttttattttttttagtagcTTAACTGACGTTTGAATTAATTCGCACTAATTGAAATAAATaggtttcattgaatttttagtATCCCATTAGTGATTGATagttattatatgtttatttaattaattaaatcttgcAAAGAAAACGTTATTCTTATTCCTTTATTTAAGGTTACATGTTGAGCAAACTTGGCCAAAGTTATTTCTTTGACAAGATGTTCCAAAAACCACTTTACATATTTCTTAGTTTTagatttatttacttattctATGAGTATGCAACAACAAGGTTGTACCATGGAGGTTAACAAAGTGTTTACAGAAAACCACTGCAAGATGTGTATGGTGGAATTTATTCCGTTAGTCTATAAATCTGATGAATCTATTTTATTAGTTGCCATCTAAAAGATTTCATTAAatacgtttttttttttggaagttgTGTGTTAATTAGATGTTCGTTTGTGTTTCAATTGGTTTCTCAAATTTACAAATACGAGTTGTGAAGTTGCAAAATTCCTTCTCAATCAAGGCTACTACTAGTTTCTGACTACAGTAACATCAGAGCTGCCAATCAAGGAATCTAGTGTTCCAGACAAATGAAAGAATTATTGTTGCGATAAATTTAGCAACTAAATATTCGTCAAGGAATTTTATGGGTTTTAATGGTACTATGTGTGTTTCTCATATCCTAGCTTCTAATATAAATGAtgatctattttattaattttgaattggaTACTATTAATGATATGAATTACTTGAAAGATGAATGTGTTTCAGGCATATACTCATTGTAATAGTTGGCGAACTCATGTTATGTATCACATTTCGTATGTTAATTTGTGGAATTTCGTTGAACTTGAAATAACTTTTGCTGTTTAAGATAGACTTCAATTAAATGATCTCTGATGATGAGTGTGTGTGTCTATATTGAGAGGAAATATTTCATCTTGTGTTAGATAGGACCCCATGTGATccaaatatgtacttgtcatgCATGTTTTATtcctgcattttttttttctcatcacaTATTACATTCATTCTATACTATCTACTTGGCTGTTCCACAATTTTAATAATAGAATCTAATGTCTAATCTTATTTGGTCAGGTATCGTTGCAAGAACTCTTTACCATTTTCACTCCCAATTACTGTTCCGAAAGTACCATTTTTGAAGCCCTGGAGACGAAGATGAAGTTTGGGTTGATGAGTAAATCTGAACcatttgtttacttttgctgTCAATGTATCACAAGCAACATTGAAGTCTCATTTCCTATTCTAATCATACCAGTTATCCTTCTTTGGTGATTTCTCTCAAAGCAGGCACTGAAACCTTCACACAAGCGGGATTAAAACACAAGGGAGTAGTCGATATTCTTAGTAAAGATAAAGGGTAATGCTTATAAGCCTCTGTTACTTATATCCATAATTTGTTATCTCAAACTTAGGCTTGCGATTTTTTCTTGTGGGTTTATTCTTTGTTAGAAAGCATACATATGGTGGTCAACCGGTTATTTAATAGAGGTCACCTAGATAATACGGTTATAGAAAACTCGGTCATGCTTTGATGTTCCCAGATGGTTTTATTGAGAATCACAGAAAGCTCATTCAGACCTTGATGGAGCCACACAAGTGACTTGCCATGTTCACAAATAAAGTATTCATATTTAGCATGTTATTTACATGATTTCTATCTTGGACTTAAGTTTATACATACTTTGTGTTAGCCCTAATTCTGTTCACTTGTTGAATGAATGTGATGTTGCTTATGCAAGGTGGGCCTTGCCCTAACTTTGAtttatgtatgttttatttaggatgaatttattttaaacctCAGGATAgtgcaaaataatttaaatgtagaaaaataaaggaaaaatgcCATACAATATAcgaattttgaaaagaaaaaaaaaagtttttaaattttttaaaaaaattattttgatgaataaCTATAGGATTTGCATAATTTTGTTTGCCTTCTGACTAGTAAACCAAAAACTAACTATTTTATTTGGGTCATACATGATTTTAATgcttataatatattatttacatttaaattttaaataaatttagaattgATTTAGGTAAATATAGTTAAGGTTATCCACCTTAAGATCTTCTAACCCACCAACACTACAAGAATGGATAACTAGTCAATGTCaggtatttattttttccaattacTTACAATAGGGTTAAAACTCCATCAAAATTAAATCCCGGTCTGGTTTAGTTTTCAATTTTAACATAAACAAGCTACTGACACTTTCAAACCACATTCCAAATCTACACAAGAATTTACACATTTTGACCATAAAATGATTCTGGTATAGCTTAATTTAGAGTCAGTTCAGCGGAAGTTACACCCCTTTGTGTGTGGGAATGCTACTGTTGTGCTATTGGTATTTTATGTTTACTACTAATATTCAATTAgatttagaatataattaaacttaatAAAATTGGCTATGAGTGTAGGATAGAAAGTTTTTCTCTatttaagattatatatatatatatatatatattaattgtaattttctttgtttttgatttttctcataAGATCAATGGATCTTAATAGTGCTTAATAGAATAGGCAAACTTGGCAAAAACACATAatctttttgtatttatgagattgtttttgtgatttgtttttagTTGATATTCCctattgtttgaatttttgctagtttttaaaacatataattcAAAGTCCTATACTTACATTTTGTATTCCAATGCAGATTTATTGCCTCATAAATACTAAGTTTCTGAAACCACATGTTTTCAATcttaaataaacaatatcagCACCTTTATAATATTTCACATTCTCAACGAGATAAAGAACATTATTATAAGCTATATGAACCAATGGCTCTACCAAAGACAAAAACAATGCACCTAATTTGAATGGAACACACTTGCTGATACATTGGTTGCTAAGGGTAAACATTTCTTGAATTGTCACTTTTCTTGAGAGGGTTGAGGCTACCAAAGTGGTTGATGAAGAGTATTGAATTGGCAGGGTTTTGGTTCTAATTGTGCCAgtactttgttttgttttcttttattttgttttgtttatttttaaactacTCTGTAACTCCCgttaccaataaaaaaaaatactaaaaaaaattataaaaaaaaagtacacgTTTCAACAGAGATGAAATTGAGAACTTATATGATTTTTGTGGATGATGGCACCTAATGTTTGTTCAACTATATAAAACACTAAccataaaaaaggataacataGTCAGAGATCCTTAGCAAGTGTGGTGATATTCTAAATATCATAAGGCCTAGGGTAAATCAAACCTGCCATGTGATCTCTATTAGCTCTCATTAGAGCACCCAAGTGGATATCCAATCAAACGGCATACATATTAAGTAAAAACCAAGAAGTCTATGATCTTCTTAAATAGAATACTATCACTACTACTAA
Proteins encoded in this region:
- the LOC120269998 gene encoding U11/U12 small nuclear ribonucleoprotein 48 kDa protein, translated to MDSRIPFTAFWSPLPPNPNPNPNPNPNPNPIPVPDPTSSSDLPTTISLLKSLISFANSTLTSISDLLPISVLPSLIPCPFNSSHRMPPESLFRHSLICSSAAGSSLLDLAFLDSLRYPSSSQSPAKTTFHRSNPDDDLALSLDEPLDCSTSSFFYKDCHGVVAFPQSDVSRRTFVLPAFLSSECSDFVAESSVDEEEKKFIVFSILPSDFFSLRREVSAWIHCPVSYSCTVLRVASGLRKVDDLRLKRWVIMNSAVSGVVIDAAMRDHIFLLLKLCLKVIEREALCNLELHFRKDEFLGRGDHNFECPKMVGSLNWLASQLSVLYGDRNGNYFAVAMVKESLLCAGSCLMLFTTETDKFRQDGCGSGDGDDVNVDKCENVGSQRIGDLELRKHCQAGSEVYVSVSQVIAAVSALHERSLLEEQIKFLRFGRSITKAQLITEHSFISTRSSEERIKRPEYKAVLEHDGLLWQRPQDQGANKEKTKEELLAEERDYKRRRMSYRGKKVKRTHTQVIRDIIDEHMEEIKQAGGIGCSGEATQEMARVTGFHEPERRSRTIETEADPSFRRKPLHGEYNANSGVHGDVCGKDVSNTEHIMQKPYNEWRHQEDYRKRNNERMQHCGSRNSSHSNDSYHHEKYAYRKAVDYDEEHSSKYDRRDQDYSVKSKDRQARSTLTSTSAKILAEEEHHHISRGSKKPRDRPWSCRSVSVRPNGFEDRYDPHSSHDEYDTAYTDVSAGSNCVRSGRYLGLPDDDKYENEPLRGENAAKRHKWDHHAK